A genomic region of Zea mays cultivar B73 chromosome 6, Zm-B73-REFERENCE-NAM-5.0, whole genome shotgun sequence contains the following coding sequences:
- the LOC103630606 gene encoding O-methyltransferase ZRP4-like: MAPANVQHTSTNQQTMLDAQLQLWHHTIGYVKSMALKAAVDLRIADAIHQHGGSATLPQIVTKVTLHPSKIPCLRRLMRVLTLTGVFSVHAGGDEPVYGLTPASRLMVSPGPNLTPFLTLLLSTFFVSSFLDLNEWFQHETGPSPFELANGRDIWALSGHDASFGKLFDDGMVADSGFIMEVVVKECGDVFRGVGSLVDVAGGLGGATQTIAKAFPDMECSVLDLSHVVANAPTDTTVKYIAGDMFESIPSANVVFLKWILHDWGDAECVKILKNCKKAIASQEEGKVVILDMVVGAGSSDEKHVEMQIVFDLFMMFINGTERDETEWKKIIFEAGFSRYKIIPVLGVRSIIEVYP, encoded by the exons ATGGCGCCCGCCAACGTGCAACACACAAGCACTAACCAGCAGACCATGCTGGATGCTCAGCTCCAGCTCTGGCACCACACCATCGGCTACGTCAAGTCCATGGCGCTCAAGGCCGCCGTAGACCTCCGCATAGCGGACGCCATCCACCAGCATGGCGGCTCAGCCACCCTACCACAGATAGTCACCAAGGTCACACTCCACCCGTCCAAGATACCTTGCCTGCGGCGCCTCATGCGTGTTCTCACTCTTACCGGCGTCTTCAGCGTCCACGCCGGCGGTGATGAGCCCGTTTACGGGCTCACGCCGGCGTCCCGCCTTATGGTCAGCCCGGGGCCGAACCTGACTCCGTTCCTGACCTTGTTGCTTAGCACTTTCTTCGTGTCCTCCTTCCTCGACCTCAACGAGTGGTTCCAGCACGAGACGGGCCCGTCCCCGTTCGAGCTGGCGAATGGCCGGGACATATGGGCCCTGTCCGGCCACGACGCGAGCTTCGGCAAGCTCTTCGACGACGGGATGGTCGCGGACAGCGGTTTCATCATGGAAGTCGTGGTCAAGGAGTGCGGCGACGTGTTCCGAGGGGTCGGCTCCCTCGTCGACGTCGCCGGCGGGCTCGGTGGCGCCACCCAGACCATCGCGAAGGCTTTCCCGGACATGGAGTGCAGCGTGCTGGACCTCTCACACGTCGTCGCCAATGCTCCCACCGACACCACCGTGAAGTACATCGCCGGCGACATGTTCGAGAGCATTCCTTCGGCAAACGTTGTCTTCCTCAAG TGGATTCTGCATGACTGGGGTGATGCCGAATGCGTGAAGATACTGAAGAACTGCAAGAAGGCTATAGCGTCTCAAGAAGAAGGGAAGGTAGTGATACTGGATATGGTTGTTGGAGCAGGGTCATCCGACGAGAAGCATGTGGAGATGCAAATCGTATTCGATCTCTTTATGATGTTTATCAATGGCACTGAGCGAGATGAGACGGAGTGGA